Proteins from one Muntiacus reevesi chromosome X, mMunRee1.1, whole genome shotgun sequence genomic window:
- the LOC136154369 gene encoding melanoma-associated antigen B1-like yields the protein MPRRHKNKFHACVKCHLVRWDTQEAQATAAAVPGDKCPSSPSFVPEASPPSSPAAGKAMAPTSPDAEASCAGSDEGAQGPEEESAGASQAATATQSTLKDPLTRKAKMLVEFVLEKYTKKEPIMPKALLKVIKRKYSHHFPEIFRRAPKHMALVFGLELKEVDCSRSIYALINKLNLGGDEGPSDEGELPKSSLLTTLLGVIFIKGNRATEEDV from the coding sequence ATGCCTCGCAGGCACAAGAACAAGTTCCATGCCTGTGTGAAATGCCACCTGGTCAGGTGGGACACTCAGGAGGCCCAGGCCACTGCTGCTGCAGTCCCAGGAGACAagtgcccctcctccccctcgTTTGTCCCTGAGgcttctcccccaagctcccctgctgctgggaaagccaTGGCCCCTACCTCTCCTGATGCAGAGGCTTCCTGTGCAGGTTCTGATGAAGGTGCCCAGGGCCCAGAGGAGGAAAGTGCAGGTGCCTCCCAGGCAGCCACGGCCACTCAGAGCACTCTCAAAGATCCTCTGACCAGGAAGGCCAAGATGCTGGTGGAGTTCGTGCTGGAGAAATACACCAAGAAGGAGCCCATCATGCCaaaagctctgctgaaggtcaTCAAAAGGAAGTATAGTCATCACTTCCCTGAGATCTTCAGGAGAGCCCCTAAGCACATGGCGCTGGTATTTGGCCTGGAGCTGAAGGAAGTTGACTGCAGCAGGAGCATCTATGCCCTCATCAACAAGCTCAACCTCGGGGGCGACGAAGGTCCAAGTGATGAGGGGGAGCTGCCCAAGTCCAGTCTCCTCACAACGCTCCTGGGGGTCATCTTCATTAAGGGTAACCGAGCCACTGAGGAAGACGTCTGA
- the LOC136154370 gene encoding melanoma-associated antigen B4-like has translation MPRKHKNKSHAHGKRHQVQGEAQEPQASAAAAPGEERPSSPSSVPQGSPPSSPASGDPQELQGAMAPSCPDAGPSCAGSDEGAQGPEEESEDAAQSALVVRSFRRDPLNRKASMLVEFLLEKYNKKEPITQNALKKVISSKYKEHFPEILRRASERVELVFGLELKEVDCSRNIYALINKFSLGAEEGSRGERGMPKSGLLMALLGIIFMKGNRATEEEVWDFLSVLGIYDGRNHSIFGEPRKLITKDLVEKGYLIYRRVSRRDPPSYEFLWGPRAYAETSKMKVLEVLAKIQDTVPSSFPDLFHEALRDQVQRAGLRGAAIPPPMAKASAPSRAKSCSSSHI, from the coding sequence ATGCCTCGGAAGCACAAAAACAAGTCTCATGCCCACGGGAAACGCCACCAGGTCCAGGGGGAAGCTCAGGAGCCCCAGGCCAGTGCTGCTGCAGCCCCAGGAGAGGAgcgcccctcctccccctcttctgtccctcagggttctcccccaagctcccctgcTTCTGGCGATCCCCAGGAGCTTCAGGGAGCCATGGCCCCTAGCTGTCCTGATGCAGGGCCTTCCTGCGCAGGATCTGATGAAGGTGCCCAGGGCccagaggaggaaagtgaagaTGCCGCCCAGTCAGCCCTGGTCGTTCGGAGCTTTCGCAGAGATCCTCTGAACAGGAAGGCCAGCATGCTGGTGGAGTTCCTGCTGGAGAAGTACAACAAGAAGGAGCCCATCACGCAGAACGCCCTGAAGAAGGTCATCAGCAGCAAGTACAAGGAGCACTTCCCTGAGATCCTGAGGAGAGCCTCAGAGCGCGTGGAGCTGGTGTTTGGCCTGGAGCTGAAGGAAGTCGACTGCAGCAGGAACATCTACGCCCTCATCAACAAGTTCAGTCTCGGGGCTGAGGAAGGTTCACGTGGTGAGCGGGGGATGCCCAAGTCTGGTCTCCTCATGGCGCTCCTGGGCATCATCTTTATGAAGGGTAACCGTGCCACCGAGGAGGAGGTCTGGGATTTCCTCAGTGTCTTGGGGATCTATGATGGGAGGAACCACTCCATCTTTGGGGAGCCCAGAAAGCTCATCACCAAAGATCTAGTGGAGAAGGGGTACCTAATCTACCGCCGGGTGTCCAGACGTGATCCTCCGAGCTACGAGTTCCTGTGGGGCCCGAGAGCTTATGCTGAGACCAGTAAGATGAAGGTGTTGGAAGTTCTGGCCAAGATCCAGGATACGGTCCCGAGTTCCTTCCCAGACCTCTTTCACGAGGCTCTGAGAGATCaggtgcagagggcagggctgAGAGGCGCTGCCATTCCTCCCCCTATGGCTAAGGCCAGTGCCCCTTCCAGGGCCAAGTCCTGCAGCTCCTCCCACATctag